CGGTCGGTGTCCGCACCACCGGCGGCGCCGAGAGCCACCACCAGCACCACCAGTACCCGCACCAGTTCCCTCCCGCCGGCTCGACCGCCGGCGTTCCGTCCGGCCGCCCCCGCGGCCCGTCCCTCCCAAGGCAGGTGGTGACATGGCACTCACGACCACAGCCTTCGACTGGGTCTGCACCCTCGTGCGCAAGGAGAGTGCGATCGTCCTCGAGAAGGGCAAGGAGTACCTCGTCGAGTCCAGGCTCGTGCCGCTGGCACGAGCCGCGGGTGCGAGCGACGTCTCGGCCTACGTCGACGGCATCCGCCTGCGCCCGGACCGCCGGGCGCAGACCGCGATCGTCGAGGCGCTGACCACGAACGAGACCTCGTGGTTCCGCGACGGCGCCCCGTTCACCGCGTTCTCGACGTCGGTGGTGCCCGCGCTGAAGCAGGCGCGGGCGACGACCCGTTCGCTGCGCATCTGGTCCGCGGCCAGCTCCACCGGCCAGGAGGCCTACAGCCTGGCGATCTCGCTGCAGGACAGCTTGATCGCCGAAGGGTGGCGGGCTGAGATCATCGGCACCGACCTGTCCAGCGAGGTGCTGGAGAAGGCCAAGGCCGGTCGGTACTCGCAGTTGGAGATGAACCGCGGGCTGCCGGCCCCGATGCTCGTGCGCCACTTCACGCGCGTCGGGACGCAGTGGCAGGTGAACGACGACATCAAGCGGATGGTGCGCTTCCAGCAGCTGAACCTCACGAGCTCGTACGCGGCCCTGGGCCAGTTCGACGTGGTGTTCCTGCGGAACGTGCTCATCTACTTCGACCTGGAGACCAAGCGCGACATCCTGTCCCGCGTGCGCAAGGTCCTCAAGCCCGGGGGGTACATGTTCCTCGGGGGTGCAGAAACGACGCTGGGCGTCGACGAGAACTGGGACCGCGAACTCATCGGACGGGTTTCGGTCCACCGTCCCAAGAACGGAGGTCAGGCATGAAGGCTCTGGTGGTGGATGACTCCCGCGCCATGCGGAAGATCATCGCTGGTGCGCTGCGCAAGCTCGGGTACGAGACGATCGAGGCGGCCGACGGCGCCGAGGCGTTGAAGGCCCTCGAGTCGGGCCCGCTGCCCGACCTCGCGACGGTCGACTGGAACATGCCGGTGATGGACGGTCTGACGTTCGTCACCCAGGTCCGGGCGAACCGCGACTACCGCGCGCTCACGCTCATGATGGTGACGACGGAGGCCGAGCACGGGCAGATCGTCCGGGCGCTGGCCGCCGGTGCGCACGAGTACCTCATCAAGCCGTTCACGGTCGAGTCGCTGGAGGAGAAGCTCTCCCTGCTCGGCCTGCTCCCGGAAGGGGTCCAGGCATGACCGAACTGGTGGAGGAGTTCTACGACGAACCCACCGACTACGTCGAGGACGAGGCCCTGGGCCAGATCGTCGACGCGATGTGGGCGTCGTACTTCGCGCACACCGAGTTCCTGCTGCCGTCGTTCGAGCAGCACGACATCGAGGGCGACATCCTCGCCGCCTCGGTGACGATCTCCGGGGCCCGCCCCGGCATCGTGACCGTCAGCGTCGAGCGCACCCTCGGCCTGCCGCTGGCCGCCGCCCTCCTGCAGGACGACGGCGAGCTGACCGACGAGGACGTCTACGACTCCCTCGGTGAGGTCGCCAACATCGTCGGCGGCAACATCAAGGCCCTCGTCCCCGACGCGGGTCCCCTGGGCCTGCCCGTCGTCTCCACCGCCAAGCCGTTGCACGGCGCCTCCGACCGCCTCGCCGCCCGGCTCGACGCCAACTGGCAGGGTCAGTGGCTGACGTTCGAGGTGTGGCTGGCCGGCGGCAACGGCTCCGAGAACGCGGGGGTGTGAGGACGTGAAGGCCCTGGTGGTCGACGACAGCCGCGTCATGCGGCAGATCGTCATCCGCACGCTTCGTCAGGCCGGGTACGACTGGGTCGAGGTGGTCCAGGCGGAGAACGGCAAGGAGGGGTTCGACGCCGTCCGCAAGGAGAACCCGGACATCGTCCTCTCGGACTGGAACATGCCGGAGGCCAGCGGCATCGAGATGCTGCAGAACCTGCGCGGTTCGGGTCTCGACGTGCCGTTCGGCTTCGTGACGTCGGAGGGTTCGGAGGAGATGCGGGAGAAGGCGGCGGCTGCCGGCGCCCTGTTCCTCATCGCCAAGCCCTTCACCCCCGAGGCGTTCGCGGCGGCCCTGGCCCCGGTCCTCGGTGGTGACGCCGGTTCCGGCGCCGTCGAGACGTCGGTGGCGCAGGGTGAGGTCAAGTTCGAGGTCAACCCGCTGCCGTCGAACCTGGCGATCCGCAACCTGCTCTCGGACCTGCTCAACCGCGACGTCGACCTCTCCGACGGCCGCCCGCTGACCGTCGGCGGGAACCCCGGTTCCCTCGTCGGGCTCTACGTCGACGACCACCTGAAGTCCAAGGCCGTCGTGGTCTTCGACTTCGCGCTGGCCGCGCACGCCGGTGCCGCGATCGGCCTGCTGCCCCCCGGGGCCAGCGAGGCCGCGATCGAGGACAAGGAGCTGCCGGAGAACCTCGCCGTGAACTCGCGCGAGGTGCTCAACATCATGGCGTCCCTGTTCAACGTGGAGGGTGCAGCCCACCTGAAGCTGTACGCGTCCTACGTGCCCGGCGAGGCCCTGCGCCCCGACGTGGCCGACTGGGCGACCCGGACGGGCAGCCGCCTGGACCTCGCGGTCTCGGTGGCCCGCTACGGCAAGGGTGCGCTCAGCATCGTCACGTTCTGACGCGCACGACCCCGGAACCCCTCGCCCCCGCGGGCGGGGGGTTCTCGTCGTGCCCGGGGT
The sequence above is drawn from the Kineococcus mangrovi genome and encodes:
- a CDS encoding CheR family methyltransferase produces the protein MALTTTAFDWVCTLVRKESAIVLEKGKEYLVESRLVPLARAAGASDVSAYVDGIRLRPDRRAQTAIVEALTTNETSWFRDGAPFTAFSTSVVPALKQARATTRSLRIWSAASSTGQEAYSLAISLQDSLIAEGWRAEIIGTDLSSEVLEKAKAGRYSQLEMNRGLPAPMLVRHFTRVGTQWQVNDDIKRMVRFQQLNLTSSYAALGQFDVVFLRNVLIYFDLETKRDILSRVRKVLKPGGYMFLGGAETTLGVDENWDRELIGRVSVHRPKNGGQA
- a CDS encoding response regulator, which gives rise to MKALVVDDSRAMRKIIAGALRKLGYETIEAADGAEALKALESGPLPDLATVDWNMPVMDGLTFVTQVRANRDYRALTLMMVTTEAEHGQIVRALAAGAHEYLIKPFTVESLEEKLSLLGLLPEGVQA
- a CDS encoding chemotaxis protein CheX codes for the protein MTELVEEFYDEPTDYVEDEALGQIVDAMWASYFAHTEFLLPSFEQHDIEGDILAASVTISGARPGIVTVSVERTLGLPLAAALLQDDGELTDEDVYDSLGEVANIVGGNIKALVPDAGPLGLPVVSTAKPLHGASDRLAARLDANWQGQWLTFEVWLAGGNGSENAGV